A genomic segment from Cyanobium sp. NIES-981 encodes:
- a CDS encoding ferredoxin:protochlorophyllide reductase (ATP-dependent) subunit N, with the protein MEPKPSPPALPLRKESGQREVFCGLTSIVWLHRRMPDAFFLVVGSRTCAHLIQSAAGVMIFAEPRFGTAILGERDLAGLADANEELDRLVADLLERRPEIRTLFLVGSCPSEVIKLDLAKAAERLNTRLAGQVRVLNYSGSGIETTFTQGEDQALLAMVPLMPSAPASTPGDPADAPASELLIVGTLADAVEDRLVSLFARMGIERVRSLPPRSSRDLPAVGPGTRLLLAQPFLSATARALMARGAQLIAAPYPLGVEGSAAWMRAAAEAFAIPEANVTAVLEPLIERGRRAVEPHRRILEGKRLFLLPDSQLELSLARFLQRECGMELVEVGTPYLDRALLAEEMALLPAGTQLNEGQHVDNQLDRVRAARPDLVVCGLGLANPLEAEGIATKWSIELVFSPIHGCDQAGDLAELFSRPLRRRHLLRFA; encoded by the coding sequence ATGGAGCCGAAGCCATCGCCGCCGGCGCTGCCGCTGCGCAAGGAGAGCGGCCAGCGCGAGGTGTTCTGCGGCCTCACCTCGATCGTGTGGCTGCACCGGCGCATGCCCGACGCCTTCTTCCTGGTGGTGGGGTCGCGCACCTGCGCCCACCTGATCCAGAGCGCCGCCGGCGTGATGATCTTCGCCGAGCCGCGCTTCGGCACCGCGATCCTGGGGGAGAGGGATCTGGCCGGGCTGGCCGATGCCAACGAGGAGCTCGACCGCCTCGTGGCCGACCTGCTGGAGCGCCGCCCCGAGATCCGCACCCTCTTCCTGGTGGGCTCCTGCCCCAGCGAGGTGATCAAGCTCGATCTGGCCAAGGCGGCCGAGCGCCTCAACACCCGCCTGGCGGGCCAGGTGCGGGTGCTCAACTACAGCGGCAGCGGCATCGAAACCACCTTCACCCAGGGCGAGGACCAGGCCCTGCTGGCGATGGTGCCGCTCATGCCCTCTGCCCCAGCCAGCACCCCGGGCGACCCGGCAGACGCGCCCGCCTCTGAGCTCCTGATCGTGGGCACCCTGGCCGACGCGGTGGAAGACCGCCTGGTGAGCCTCTTTGCCCGCATGGGCATCGAGCGGGTGCGCAGCCTGCCGCCCCGCAGCTCCCGCGACCTGCCGGCCGTGGGGCCTGGCACCCGGCTGCTGCTGGCCCAGCCGTTCCTCTCGGCCACGGCCCGGGCCCTGATGGCCCGCGGCGCCCAGCTGATCGCCGCCCCCTACCCCCTTGGGGTGGAGGGCAGTGCCGCCTGGATGCGCGCCGCCGCCGAGGCCTTCGCCATTCCGGAGGCGAACGTCACCGCGGTGCTCGAGCCCCTGATCGAGCGGGGCCGCCGGGCCGTGGAGCCGCACCGGCGGATCCTGGAGGGCAAGCGCCTGTTCCTGCTGCCCGATTCCCAGCTCGAGCTCTCCCTGGCCCGCTTCCTGCAGCGCGAATGCGGCATGGAGCTGGTGGAGGTGGGCACCCCCTACCTCGACCGTGCCCTGCTGGCCGAGGAGATGGCCCTGCTGCCCGCCGGCACCCAGCTCAACGAAGGCCAGCACGTGGACAACCAGCTCGATCGGGTGCGGGCCGCCCGGCCGGATCTGGTGGTGTGCGGGCTGGGCCTGGCCAATCCGCTCGAGGCCGAGGGGATCGCCACCAAGTGGTCGATCGAGCTGGTGTTCAGCCCGATCCACGGCTGCGACCAGGCCGGCGATCTGGCCGAACTGTTCTCCCGGCCCCTGCGCCGGCGCCACCTGCTGCGCTTCGCCTGA
- the bchL gene encoding ferredoxin:protochlorophyllide reductase (ATP-dependent) iron-sulfur ATP-binding protein — MTTTLRRPDGEGSLQVHQDPSVGIETGALVIAVYGKGGIGKSTTSSNLSAAFSKLGKRVLQIGCDPKHDSTFTLTKRMVPTVIDILEEVDFHSEELRPEDFVFEGFNGVQCVESGGPPAGTGCGGYVTGQTVKLLKEHHLLEDTDVVIFDVLGDVVCGGFAAPLQHAHYCLIVTANDFDSIFAMNRIIAAIQAKAKNYKVRLGGVVANRSKDTDQIDRFNDRVGMRTMAHFPDLDAIRRSRLKKCTIFEMEPTPEVEAVQQEYLRLAQAMLENVRPLEAESLKDREIFDLLGFD; from the coding sequence ATGACCACCACCCTGCGCCGCCCCGACGGAGAAGGCAGCCTCCAGGTCCACCAGGATCCCAGCGTCGGCATCGAGACCGGCGCCCTCGTGATCGCCGTCTACGGCAAGGGGGGCATCGGCAAATCCACCACCTCCTCGAACCTCTCGGCGGCCTTCTCCAAGCTGGGCAAGCGGGTGCTGCAGATCGGCTGCGACCCCAAGCACGATTCCACCTTCACGCTCACCAAGCGGATGGTGCCCACGGTGATCGACATCCTCGAGGAGGTGGACTTCCACAGCGAGGAACTGCGGCCGGAGGACTTCGTGTTCGAGGGCTTCAACGGCGTGCAGTGCGTGGAGTCGGGCGGGCCGCCGGCGGGCACCGGCTGCGGCGGCTACGTGACCGGCCAGACGGTGAAGCTGCTCAAGGAGCACCACCTGCTGGAGGACACCGACGTGGTGATCTTCGATGTGCTGGGTGATGTGGTGTGCGGCGGCTTCGCGGCGCCGCTGCAGCACGCCCACTACTGCCTGATCGTGACGGCGAACGACTTCGACTCGATCTTCGCCATGAACCGGATCATCGCCGCCATCCAGGCCAAGGCGAAGAACTACAAGGTGCGGCTCGGCGGTGTGGTGGCCAACCGCAGCAAGGACACCGACCAGATCGACCGCTTCAACGACCGGGTGGGGATGCGCACCATGGCCCACTTCCCCGACCTCGACGCCATCCGCCGCTCGCGGCTGAAGAAGTGCACCATCTTCGAGATGGAGCCCACGCCCGAGGTGGAGGCGGTGCAGCAGGAATATCTGCGGCTGGCCCAGGCCATGCTCGAGAACGTGCGGCCCCTGGAGGCCGAATCGCTCAAGGATCGCGAGATCTTCGATCTGCTCGGCTTCGACTGA
- a CDS encoding ferredoxin:protochlorophyllide reductase (ATP-dependent) subunit B → MELTLWTYEGPPHVGALRIAASMQGVHYVLHAPQGDTYADLLFTMIERRDRRPPVTYTTFQARDLGGDTAELVKRTITEAVERFQPEALLVGESCTAELIQDQPGALAAGMDLGGIPMVSLELPAYSKKENWGAAETFYQLVRQLLADQLPAPGTPAPSPQRWRQEGRRPRVNLLGPSLLGFRCRDDVREVSRLLGAEGIDVSVVAPLDARPADLQRIPAADANVCLYPEVAGPVCSWLERRFGQPVVRTVPIGVGATTAFLAELRQVLGMEEPAGSSAAAEPGDAGDSRSRLPWYSRSVDSTYLTGKRVFIFADATHAIAAARVASQELGFQVVGLGSYSRELAREVRAAAKELGLEALITDDYLAVERAMAEAMPELVLGTQMERHSAKRLGIPCAVISAPLHVQDVPARHAPQMGWEGANELFDSWVHPLMMGLEEHLIGMFRHDFEFVEGHRSHLGGSPPAGGQPPAGAAQPQEPAAATAVATAVAPSPAGAPSWDPSGEAELAKIPFFVRGKVRRNTEAYARDHGLARIDSEALYAAKAHFSA, encoded by the coding sequence ATGGAACTCACCCTCTGGACCTATGAAGGCCCGCCCCATGTGGGGGCTCTGCGCATCGCCGCCTCGATGCAGGGCGTGCACTACGTGCTGCACGCGCCCCAGGGCGACACCTACGCCGATCTGCTGTTCACCATGATCGAGCGGCGCGACCGGCGCCCGCCCGTCACCTACACCACCTTCCAGGCCAGGGATCTGGGCGGCGACACGGCGGAGCTGGTGAAGCGCACGATCACCGAGGCCGTGGAGCGCTTCCAGCCGGAGGCCCTGCTGGTGGGCGAGAGCTGCACCGCCGAACTGATCCAGGACCAGCCGGGCGCCCTGGCGGCCGGCATGGACCTGGGCGGCATCCCGATGGTGAGCCTGGAGCTGCCCGCCTATTCCAAGAAGGAGAACTGGGGGGCCGCCGAAACCTTCTACCAGCTGGTGCGGCAGCTGCTCGCCGACCAGCTGCCCGCCCCCGGCACGCCCGCCCCTTCCCCCCAGCGCTGGCGCCAGGAGGGGCGCCGGCCGCGGGTCAACCTGCTCGGCCCGAGCCTGCTCGGCTTCCGCTGTCGTGATGACGTGCGCGAGGTGAGCCGGCTGCTGGGGGCCGAAGGCATCGATGTGAGCGTGGTGGCCCCCCTGGACGCCCGGCCGGCCGATCTGCAGCGCATCCCGGCGGCCGACGCCAACGTGTGCCTCTATCCCGAGGTGGCCGGGCCTGTGTGCAGCTGGCTGGAGCGCCGCTTCGGCCAGCCGGTGGTGCGCACGGTGCCGATCGGCGTGGGCGCCACCACCGCCTTCCTGGCGGAGCTGCGGCAGGTGCTGGGCATGGAGGAACCCGCCGGCTCGTCCGCGGCGGCGGAGCCGGGGGACGCCGGGGATAGCCGCAGCCGCCTGCCCTGGTACTCCCGCTCGGTGGACTCCACCTACCTCACCGGCAAGCGGGTGTTCATCTTCGCCGATGCCACCCACGCCATCGCCGCCGCCCGGGTGGCCAGCCAGGAGCTGGGCTTCCAGGTGGTGGGCCTGGGCAGCTACAGCCGCGAGCTGGCCCGCGAGGTGCGGGCGGCCGCGAAGGAGCTGGGCCTCGAGGCCCTGATCACCGACGACTACCTGGCCGTGGAGCGGGCCATGGCCGAGGCCATGCCCGAGCTGGTGCTCGGCACCCAGATGGAACGCCACAGCGCCAAGCGGCTGGGCATCCCCTGCGCCGTGATCAGCGCGCCGCTGCACGTGCAGGACGTGCCGGCCCGCCACGCCCCCCAGATGGGCTGGGAGGGGGCCAACGAGCTGTTCGACAGCTGGGTGCACCCGCTGATGATGGGCCTGGAGGAACACCTGATCGGCATGTTCCGCCACGACTTCGAGTTCGTGGAGGGCCACCGCAGCCACCTGGGCGGCAGCCCGCCCGCCGGAGGCCAGCCGCCTGCAGGCGCGGCCCAGCCGCAGGAGCCCGCAGCCGCCACGGCGGTCGCCACGGCCGTGGCCCCCTCCCCGGCTGGTGCCCCCAGCTGGGATCCGAGCGGCGAGGCCGAGCTGGCCAAGATCCCCTTCTTCGTGCGGGGCAAGGTGCGGCGCAACACCGAGGCCTACGCCCGTGACCACGGCCTCGCCCGGATCGACAGCGAGGCCCTCTACGCCGCCAAGGCCCACTTCTCCGCCTGA
- a CDS encoding bifunctional aminoglycoside phosphotransferase/ATP-binding protein: MPPQEPDGLPELIQGLLRAEAYPHPVGAVQLLQTHISWVLLTGSLAYKIKKPVNFGFVDFSTLERRRRCCHEEVRLNRRLNRGLYHGVVAIGGSPDRPRIPAAVLESAAADDTLEYAVRMEQFPQEALLPAALERGSVSPRHIDQLAEQLARFHAEAATAAPDGPYGTPEAVLEPVLANITSLRRHADARLVPRLEQLHAWIEQANRQLQNRFAARLAAGRIRECHGDLHLGNLLLGHGRIEVFDCLEFNPALSWIDPISDIAFLVMDLEERGQRGLGARLLNRWLEQSGDYPGLELWAWYMGYRALVRAKVAALAAEQAAVERYLSLAERTVQRRPQGLVLCHGVSGSGKSHHSGRLLEQLGAIRLRSDVERKRLFGLWGVAEGATARESVGPEQLYAASVTEELFGQVLPGLAQTLLQAGFTVIVDATFLLRRHRRSMAAVAAQAGVPLVILACSAPRPVLEQRLHRRHQRGDDPSDADLAVLQHQWHQGDPLTAAERACCIDVPFRVPGSGLAGTGTGTGTGTRAETQPDRDDEQARALAEAVRSRLRPARGAFPA, translated from the coding sequence ATGCCGCCGCAGGAGCCCGATGGCCTGCCGGAGCTGATCCAGGGTCTGCTCCGGGCCGAGGCCTACCCCCATCCGGTGGGTGCGGTGCAGCTGCTGCAGACCCACATCTCCTGGGTGCTGCTCACGGGCAGCCTGGCCTACAAGATCAAGAAGCCGGTGAACTTCGGCTTCGTGGACTTCAGCACCCTGGAGCGGCGCCGGCGGTGCTGCCACGAGGAAGTGCGCCTGAACCGGCGGCTCAACCGGGGGCTGTATCACGGCGTTGTGGCCATCGGCGGCAGCCCGGACCGGCCCCGCATCCCTGCCGCCGTGCTGGAGTCCGCCGCCGCGGACGACACCCTGGAGTACGCGGTGCGGATGGAGCAGTTCCCCCAGGAGGCGCTGTTGCCCGCCGCCCTGGAGCGGGGCAGCGTCAGCCCCCGCCACATCGACCAGCTGGCCGAGCAGCTGGCCCGCTTCCATGCCGAGGCCGCCACCGCTGCCCCCGACGGCCCCTACGGCACCCCCGAGGCGGTGCTGGAGCCGGTGCTGGCCAACATCACCAGCCTGCGGCGCCACGCCGATGCCCGCCTGGTGCCGCGGCTGGAGCAGCTGCACGCCTGGATCGAGCAGGCCAACCGGCAGCTGCAGAACCGCTTCGCCGCCCGGCTCGCCGCCGGCAGGATCCGCGAGTGCCACGGCGATCTCCACCTGGGCAACCTGCTGCTGGGCCACGGCCGCATCGAGGTGTTCGACTGCCTGGAGTTCAACCCGGCACTGAGCTGGATCGATCCGATCAGCGACATCGCCTTTCTGGTGATGGACCTGGAGGAGCGGGGGCAGCGGGGCCTGGGCGCCAGGCTGCTCAACCGCTGGCTGGAGCAGAGCGGCGACTACCCGGGCCTGGAGCTCTGGGCCTGGTACATGGGCTACCGGGCCCTGGTGCGCGCCAAGGTGGCGGCCCTGGCCGCAGAGCAGGCAGCGGTGGAGCGCTACCTCAGCCTGGCGGAGCGCACCGTCCAGCGCCGCCCCCAGGGCCTGGTGCTCTGCCACGGGGTGTCCGGATCCGGCAAGTCGCACCACAGCGGCAGGCTGCTGGAGCAGCTCGGCGCCATCCGGCTGCGCTCGGACGTGGAGCGCAAGCGCCTCTTCGGCCTCTGGGGGGTGGCGGAGGGCGCAACGGCCCGCGAATCCGTGGGGCCGGAACAGCTCTATGCCGCCAGCGTCACCGAGGAGCTGTTCGGCCAGGTGCTGCCCGGGCTGGCCCAGACGCTGCTTCAGGCCGGCTTCACCGTGATCGTGGATGCCACGTTCCTGCTGCGGCGCCACCGCCGCAGCATGGCCGCGGTGGCTGCGCAGGCCGGCGTGCCGCTGGTGATCCTGGCCTGCTCGGCCCCGCGGCCCGTGCTCGAACAGCGGCTGCACCGCCGCCACCAGCGGGGCGACGACCCCTCGGACGCCGATCTGGCCGTGCTGCAGCACCAGTGGCACCAGGGGGACCCCCTCACGGCCGCGGAGAGAGCCTGTTGCATCGACGTGCCCTTCCGCGTTCCGGGCTCCGGCCTGGCGGGCACCGGCACCGGCACGGGCACGGGCACCCGGGCGGAGACGCAGCCGGACAGGGACGACGAGCAGGCCCGGGCGCTGGCCGAAGCGGTGCGCAGCCGGCTGCGGCCAGCCCGGGGTGCCTTTCCGGCCTAG